A stretch of the Anaeromyxobacter sp. genome encodes the following:
- a CDS encoding phosphoribosylformylglycinamidine synthase — MADVTRIEIATRASFADSRGLSVARAIREHLGLAVAAVRTRDVFHVEPALPPAEAARVAAELAGPVVRQGAVGRLEDGPFDVVVSVGTKPGVTDPVGKSALVAIQDLLGRPLGDHAAVYASRLYLLSGVTKAQATLIATRLLANEVIERIVVATHAEWQAAPPDLTVPRVVEHPPRPTLPAPLAGLDDAALARLSREKLLALSVEELRTIRAHFERAAATPRRAAAGLGAAPTDAELECLAQTWSEHCKHKIFNATITYREPGQPPEEIRSLFKRYIRGTTAAVDEAIVAREGKSWLVSVFHDNAGVIAATDAYHLVFKVETHNSPSALDPYGGAMTGIVGVNRDPFGTGLGADLLSNVWGYCFGPPGWAGELPPGLLHPRRIREGVHHGVIDGGNQSGIPYGRGWEYFDERYLGKPLVYCGTVGRMPAVSAGRPTHVKLARPGDRIVMVGGRIGKDGIHGATFSSAELTEESPVQAVQIGDPITQKMMFDFLLEARDRGLYSAITDNGAGGLSSSVGEMATQPGGAWLDLARAPLKYQGLAPWEILVSEAQERMTLAVPPDQLPALLELARLREVEATDLGAFTDDGHLEVRFGAEVVALLPLAFLHDGDPGLVIEAVWTPPPHRPAPPLAQPADAAAGSALLAAFLGRDNLCSSEQLGRTYDHEVKALSVVKPWVGVHRDVPSDAAVFMIAHDAAPHGYAVSEAVFPGYSDHDAHAMAQAGVDLAVRRVVCAGARADRIAALDNYCWPDPLPGPTNPDAAQKAAQLVRASKGLSEICVAYGVPLISGKDSMKNDAVVGGVRISIPPTLLASTIALVPDVRRAVTLEAAVVGEVLILVGDSREELGGTEWAGARGLRGGEVPRCRPAEFWPRYEAVARAIRDELVVAAHAVGRGGLATSLFLMARASGMGLGVNLSMAPCAPGTSWEGLLYGETPGRLLLACRPERMDRLRKQLGAAPHAVIGSFTASPRLKVALGDAPLVDAPVADLARAWKREGGAA, encoded by the coding sequence GTGGCCGACGTCACCCGCATCGAGATCGCCACCCGCGCCAGCTTCGCCGACAGCCGCGGGCTCTCCGTCGCTCGCGCCATCCGGGAGCACCTCGGCCTGGCCGTGGCCGCCGTCCGCACCCGGGACGTCTTCCACGTGGAGCCGGCCCTGCCGCCCGCCGAGGCGGCCCGGGTGGCCGCCGAGCTGGCCGGCCCGGTGGTGCGCCAGGGCGCGGTGGGCCGCCTCGAGGACGGCCCCTTCGACGTGGTGGTGTCGGTGGGCACCAAGCCGGGCGTGACCGACCCGGTGGGCAAGTCCGCCCTGGTGGCCATCCAGGACCTGCTGGGCCGCCCCCTGGGCGACCACGCCGCCGTCTACGCCTCGCGCCTCTACCTGCTCTCCGGCGTGACCAAGGCGCAGGCCACCCTCATCGCCACCCGGCTCCTCGCCAACGAGGTGATCGAGCGCATCGTGGTGGCCACCCACGCCGAGTGGCAGGCCGCCCCGCCCGACCTGACCGTGCCGCGCGTGGTGGAGCACCCGCCCCGCCCCACCCTGCCGGCGCCGCTGGCCGGGCTGGACGACGCCGCGCTGGCGCGGCTCTCCCGCGAGAAGCTGCTGGCCCTCTCCGTCGAGGAGCTGCGCACCATCCGCGCCCACTTCGAGCGGGCCGCCGCCACGCCGCGCCGCGCCGCGGCCGGCCTGGGCGCCGCCCCCACCGACGCCGAGCTGGAGTGCCTGGCCCAGACCTGGTCGGAGCACTGCAAGCACAAGATCTTCAACGCCACCATCACCTACCGCGAGCCCGGGCAGCCGCCCGAGGAGATCCGCTCGCTCTTCAAGCGCTACATCCGCGGCACCACCGCGGCGGTGGACGAGGCCATCGTGGCCCGCGAGGGGAAGAGCTGGCTGGTGTCGGTGTTCCACGACAACGCCGGCGTCATCGCCGCCACCGACGCCTACCACCTGGTCTTCAAGGTGGAGACCCACAACAGCCCCTCGGCGCTCGACCCGTACGGCGGCGCCATGACCGGCATCGTGGGCGTCAACCGCGACCCCTTCGGCACCGGGCTGGGGGCCGACCTGCTCTCCAACGTGTGGGGCTACTGCTTCGGCCCGCCCGGCTGGGCGGGCGAGCTGCCGCCGGGCCTGCTCCACCCCCGCCGCATCCGCGAGGGCGTGCACCACGGCGTCATCGACGGCGGCAACCAGTCCGGCATCCCCTACGGGCGCGGCTGGGAGTACTTCGACGAGCGCTACCTGGGCAAGCCGCTGGTCTACTGCGGCACGGTCGGGCGCATGCCGGCCGTCTCGGCGGGCCGCCCCACCCACGTGAAGCTGGCCAGGCCGGGCGACCGCATCGTCATGGTGGGCGGGCGCATCGGCAAGGACGGCATCCACGGCGCCACCTTCTCCTCGGCCGAGCTCACCGAGGAGAGCCCGGTGCAGGCCGTGCAGATCGGCGATCCCATCACGCAGAAGATGATGTTCGACTTCCTGCTGGAGGCGCGCGATCGCGGGCTCTACTCGGCCATCACCGACAACGGCGCCGGCGGCCTCTCCTCCTCGGTGGGCGAGATGGCCACCCAGCCCGGCGGCGCCTGGCTGGACCTGGCGCGCGCGCCGCTCAAGTACCAGGGGCTGGCCCCCTGGGAGATCCTGGTCTCCGAGGCGCAGGAGCGCATGACGCTGGCGGTGCCGCCCGACCAGCTGCCGGCGCTGCTCGAGCTGGCGCGGCTGCGCGAGGTGGAGGCCACCGACCTGGGCGCCTTCACCGACGACGGCCACCTGGAGGTCCGCTTCGGGGCCGAGGTGGTGGCGCTGCTGCCGCTGGCCTTCCTGCACGACGGCGACCCCGGGCTGGTCATCGAGGCCGTGTGGACCCCGCCACCGCACCGGCCGGCCCCCCCGCTGGCCCAGCCGGCCGACGCCGCCGCGGGCTCGGCGCTGCTGGCGGCCTTCCTGGGGCGCGACAACCTGTGCTCCTCGGAGCAGCTCGGCCGCACCTACGACCACGAGGTGAAGGCCCTCTCGGTGGTGAAGCCCTGGGTGGGCGTGCACCGCGACGTCCCCTCGGACGCCGCCGTCTTCATGATCGCCCACGACGCCGCGCCGCACGGCTACGCCGTCTCCGAGGCGGTCTTCCCCGGCTACTCCGACCACGACGCCCACGCCATGGCCCAGGCCGGGGTGGACCTGGCGGTGCGCCGGGTGGTCTGCGCCGGCGCGCGGGCCGACCGCATCGCCGCGCTCGACAACTACTGCTGGCCGGACCCGCTGCCGGGCCCCACCAACCCGGACGCCGCGCAGAAGGCGGCCCAGCTGGTGCGGGCCTCCAAGGGGCTCTCCGAGATCTGCGTGGCCTACGGCGTGCCGCTCATCAGCGGCAAGGACTCGATGAAGAACGACGCGGTGGTGGGCGGCGTGCGCATCTCCATCCCGCCCACCCTGCTGGCCTCCACCATCGCGCTGGTGCCCGACGTGCGCCGCGCCGTCACCCTGGAGGCGGCGGTGGTGGGCGAGGTGCTCATCCTGGTGGGGGACAGCCGCGAGGAGCTGGGCGGCACCGAGTGGGCCGGCGCCCGCGGGCTGCGCGGCGGCGAGGTGCCCCGCTGCCGCCCCGCCGAGTTCTGGCCCCGCTACGAGGCGGTGGCCCGCGCCATCCGCGACGAGCTGGTGGTGGCGGCCCACGCCGTCGGCCGCGGCGGCCTGGCCACCTCGCTCTTCCTGATGGCCCGCGCCAGCGGCATGGGCCTGGGGGTCAACCTCTCCATGGCGCCCTGCGCGCCCGGCACCAGCTGGGAGGGGCTGCTGTACGGCGAGACGCCGGGCCGGCTGCTGCTGGCCTGCCGGCCGGAGCGGATGGACCGCCTGCGCAAGCAGCTGGGCGCCGCCCCCCACGCCGTCATCGGGTCGTTCACCGCCTCGCCGCGCCTCAAGGTGGCCCTGGGCGACGCCCCGCTGGTGGACGCCCCGGTGGCCGACCTGGCCCGCGCCTGGAAGCGCGAAGGAGGTGCCGCGTGA
- a CDS encoding exo-alpha-sialidase, whose protein sequence is MARSRKPSPAGPAPAVLLALLAAGAAGCHDAPAERWPAPLVEPLLVSGPSPYPAGCNPPAAGATLFLGAEVEPHLVLDAEDPSHLVAAWQQDRWLGGGANGLGVAASFDGGRTWTRSQAPFTVCSGGTLAGGAYLRASDPWLALAPGAATVHQLALAFDNPGTDPSTARSAILASRSTDGGLTWGAPRTLATTADPDLTLDKCTLTADPIRPGHLYAVWDRLAGLTGPPALATGPAYLARSTDDGLSWEAPAVLHDPGPDAQTISSQIVVAPDGTLVNLLILILQSSQVAPLVEVAVLRSADAGLTWGAPITVADWRSVGVVDPAGGRVVRGGDIVPGIAVDRASGHLYVVWQDGRFSGGVRDGIALSRSQDGGVTWSAPVRVNGDGSAPAFTAAVAVAGSGRVGVGYYDLRPDAAWDAALWPATRWLATSDDGGATFTEAPVGGPFDLRRAPQVPGYFLGDYVGLVGGDAAFTSLFAMTRAGAGPEGTDLFAWPPQP, encoded by the coding sequence ATGGCGCGCTCCCGCAAGCCGTCGCCGGCCGGACCGGCCCCCGCGGTCCTGCTCGCCCTGCTCGCCGCGGGCGCCGCCGGGTGCCACGACGCCCCCGCGGAGCGCTGGCCGGCCCCGCTGGTCGAGCCGCTGCTGGTCTCCGGCCCCTCGCCCTACCCGGCCGGCTGCAACCCGCCCGCGGCCGGCGCCACCCTCTTCCTCGGCGCCGAGGTCGAGCCGCACCTCGTCCTCGACGCAGAGGACCCCTCGCACCTGGTGGCCGCCTGGCAGCAGGACCGCTGGCTGGGCGGCGGCGCCAACGGGCTGGGCGTGGCGGCGTCCTTCGACGGCGGGCGCACCTGGACCCGCAGCCAGGCCCCCTTCACGGTCTGCTCGGGCGGGACGCTGGCCGGCGGCGCCTACCTGCGGGCCAGCGACCCGTGGCTGGCCCTGGCCCCCGGCGCGGCCACGGTGCACCAGCTGGCGCTGGCCTTCGACAACCCGGGCACCGACCCGTCGACCGCCCGGAGCGCCATCCTCGCCAGCCGCTCCACCGACGGCGGCCTCACCTGGGGGGCGCCGCGGACGCTGGCCACCACCGCCGATCCCGACCTGACCCTCGACAAGTGCACCCTGACCGCCGATCCCATCCGGCCGGGGCACCTCTACGCGGTCTGGGACCGGCTGGCCGGCCTGACCGGCCCGCCGGCGCTCGCCACCGGCCCGGCCTACCTCGCCCGCAGCACCGACGACGGCCTCAGCTGGGAGGCCCCGGCGGTGCTCCACGACCCGGGCCCGGACGCCCAGACCATCTCCAGCCAGATCGTGGTGGCACCGGACGGGACGCTGGTGAACCTGCTGATCCTCATCCTCCAGTCGAGCCAGGTGGCCCCGCTGGTGGAGGTGGCGGTGCTCCGCTCGGCGGACGCGGGGCTGACCTGGGGGGCGCCGATCACGGTGGCCGACTGGCGGAGCGTGGGGGTGGTGGACCCGGCCGGCGGGCGCGTCGTCCGCGGCGGCGACATCGTGCCCGGCATCGCGGTGGACCGGGCCAGCGGCCACCTCTACGTGGTCTGGCAGGACGGCCGCTTCAGCGGCGGGGTGCGCGACGGCATCGCGCTGTCGCGCTCGCAGGACGGCGGGGTCACCTGGTCCGCGCCGGTGCGGGTGAACGGCGACGGCAGCGCGCCGGCCTTCACCGCGGCGGTGGCGGTGGCCGGGAGCGGCCGGGTCGGCGTGGGCTACTACGACCTGCGGCCCGACGCCGCCTGGGACGCCGCCCTGTGGCCGGCCACGCGCTGGCTGGCCACCTCCGACGACGGCGGGGCCACCTTCACCGAGGCGCCGGTGGGCGGGCCCTTCGACCTGCGGCGCGCGCCGCAGGTGCCCGGCTACTTCCTCGGCGACTACGTCGGGCTGGTGGGCGGCGACGCCGCCTTCACCTCGCTCTTCGCCATGACCCGGGCCGGCGCCGGGCCGGAGGGGACCGACCTCTTCGCCTGGCCGCCGCAGCCCTGA
- the alr gene encoding alanine racemase, with amino-acid sequence MPYLPEAYPGRPCWAEIDLDALAANVALLAGRAAPARLYAVVKANAYGHGAVACGRAALAAGAHGLAVVCVDEAEELRRAGVTAPLLVVGYTPPSDAARVVALDLMPTVGAPALAEALSAEAARRGARIPIHLELETGLNRHGLLPEDCVALAERARALPGLEVRGLFTHFAAAEEGDQRFTRRQFEVLQRVSERLPFVAERHCAASASVLLDHEMALDAVRAGLSLYGYRPAPWCGTEAALRPVLALRARVARVLPVERGATVGYGRTWAATRPSRVALVMCGYADGYRRGLGNRAHLLVRGRRAPVVGRVAMDMCMVDVTAVPEAEVGDVATLIGRDGAEEVTADELAALGDTISWEILAGLSARVPRLYLRGGRVTEVSTLSDRVPAPAA; translated from the coding sequence ATGCCCTACCTCCCGGAGGCCTACCCCGGCCGGCCCTGCTGGGCCGAGATCGACCTCGACGCCCTGGCCGCCAACGTCGCGCTGCTGGCCGGCCGGGCCGCGCCGGCCCGCCTCTACGCGGTGGTCAAGGCCAACGCCTACGGCCACGGCGCGGTGGCCTGCGGGCGGGCCGCGCTGGCGGCCGGCGCCCACGGCCTGGCGGTGGTCTGCGTGGACGAGGCCGAGGAGCTGCGGCGCGCCGGGGTGACCGCCCCGCTCCTGGTGGTGGGCTACACGCCGCCCTCCGACGCGGCCCGGGTGGTGGCCCTGGACCTCATGCCCACGGTGGGCGCGCCGGCGCTGGCCGAGGCGCTGTCCGCCGAGGCGGCCCGGCGCGGCGCGCGGATCCCCATCCACCTGGAGCTGGAGACCGGCCTCAACCGCCACGGCCTCCTGCCCGAGGACTGCGTGGCGCTGGCCGAGCGGGCCCGCGCCCTGCCCGGGCTCGAGGTGCGCGGCCTCTTCACCCACTTCGCCGCCGCCGAGGAGGGCGACCAGCGCTTCACCCGGCGCCAGTTCGAGGTGCTCCAGCGGGTCTCCGAGCGGCTCCCCTTCGTGGCCGAGCGCCACTGCGCCGCCTCGGCCTCGGTGCTGCTCGACCACGAGATGGCGCTCGACGCGGTGCGCGCCGGGCTCTCGCTCTACGGCTACCGGCCGGCCCCCTGGTGCGGCACCGAGGCGGCCCTCCGGCCGGTGCTGGCGCTGCGGGCCCGGGTGGCGCGGGTGCTCCCGGTGGAGCGCGGCGCCACCGTGGGGTACGGCCGCACCTGGGCCGCCACCCGCCCGAGCCGCGTCGCGCTGGTCATGTGCGGCTACGCCGACGGCTACCGGCGCGGCCTGGGCAACCGGGCCCACCTGCTGGTGCGCGGCCGTCGCGCCCCGGTGGTGGGCCGGGTGGCCATGGACATGTGCATGGTGGACGTCACGGCCGTGCCGGAGGCCGAGGTGGGCGACGTGGCCACGCTCATCGGCCGCGACGGCGCCGAGGAGGTCACCGCCGACGAGCTGGCCGCGCTGGGGGACACCATCTCCTGGGAGATCCTGGCCGGCCTGTCGGCGCGGGTGCCCAGGCTCTACCTGCGCGGCGGCCGGGTGACCGAGGTGTCCACCCTGTCGGACCGGGTCCCGGCGCCGGCGGCCTGA
- a CDS encoding CZB domain-containing protein, whose product MERLVLVQHLRAALAAHELWRSHLVSAVLTGKATMTVPEARSEDRCDFGRWLLRLGRLPEVPQVAQVAALHARFHEEAADVLDLALAGRRADATRAIGPGSRFDQASQELTAALGAWAEQV is encoded by the coding sequence GTGGAGCGGCTCGTCCTGGTGCAGCACCTGCGCGCCGCCCTGGCGGCCCACGAGCTGTGGCGGTCCCACCTGGTCTCGGCGGTGCTGACCGGCAAGGCCACCATGACGGTGCCCGAGGCGCGCAGCGAGGACCGCTGCGACTTCGGCCGCTGGCTGCTCCGGCTGGGCCGCCTGCCCGAGGTGCCGCAGGTGGCCCAGGTGGCGGCGCTGCACGCCCGCTTCCACGAGGAGGCGGCCGACGTGCTCGACCTGGCGCTGGCCGGCCGGCGCGCCGACGCCACCCGGGCCATCGGGCCGGGCAGCCGGTTCGACCAGGCGTCGCAGGAGCTGACCGCCGCGCTGGGCGCCTGGGCCGAGCAGGTCTGA
- a CDS encoding phosphoribosylformylglycinamidine synthase subunit PurQ: MSPPVRVLIPVGFGFNCEDETATAFRMVGAEVDLVHLTDLFARRHPRPIASYQILALVGGFSYGDHVASGFVAATRIRAHLQADLSAFLAGGGRVLGICNGFQVLVRLGLLPGPDAGPHDFVPRAALTNNDRLGYRDAWVRLGVDRKSTCVWTHGLSTLQVPARHGEGKFVLETPAALDHLEHRGQVAFRYLDAAGQPTEAWPENPNGSAHGVAGVTDATGRILGLMPHPDAFLYPWHHPDYARRKKEIEAQEPGGLGIFRAGVTGL; encoded by the coding sequence GTGAGCCCCCCGGTCCGCGTGCTCATCCCGGTGGGCTTCGGCTTCAACTGCGAGGACGAGACCGCCACCGCCTTCCGCATGGTGGGGGCCGAGGTGGACCTGGTCCACCTCACCGACCTCTTCGCCCGCCGCCACCCCCGGCCCATCGCCAGCTACCAGATCCTGGCCCTGGTGGGCGGCTTCTCCTACGGCGACCACGTGGCCTCCGGGTTCGTGGCGGCCACCCGGATACGGGCCCACCTGCAGGCCGACCTCTCCGCCTTCCTGGCCGGCGGCGGGCGCGTGCTCGGCATCTGCAACGGCTTCCAGGTGCTGGTGCGGCTCGGGCTCCTGCCCGGCCCGGACGCCGGCCCGCACGACTTCGTGCCGCGCGCCGCGCTCACCAACAACGACCGGCTCGGCTACCGCGACGCCTGGGTCCGGCTGGGGGTGGACCGCAAGTCCACCTGCGTCTGGACCCACGGCCTCTCGACCCTGCAGGTGCCGGCCCGCCACGGCGAGGGCAAGTTCGTGCTGGAGACGCCGGCGGCGCTGGACCACCTGGAGCACCGCGGCCAGGTGGCCTTCCGCTACCTCGACGCGGCCGGGCAGCCCACCGAGGCCTGGCCGGAGAACCCCAACGGCTCGGCCCACGGCGTGGCCGGCGTGACCGACGCCACCGGGCGCATCCTCGGCCTGATGCCCCACCCGGACGCCTTCCTCTACCCCTGGCACCACCCCGACTACGCGCGGCGCAAGAAGGAGATCGAGGCCCAGGAGCCTGGGGGCCTGGGCATCTTCCGCGCCGGCGTGACGGGGCTCTGA
- a CDS encoding protein kinase — MATDDDATTPPGPGVRPSALSRLLGELAAVPDAADAWKALLSAGQRIGRFELRRELGRGGFGVVWEAQDTELLRLVAFKVVRPGRASHGGARLLREAEAVARLQHPNLVTLYDAGTCDSGPYLVLELLRGQTLAERLAAGPVALPEAVRIAAEVARGLAHAHDEGVIHRDLKPSNVFLCEGGAVKVLDFGMAHAFGWQRAAGGTPACMAPEQWHGAPEDQRTDLFALGVLLHELLSGELPFGEDGAACRAGRAAPALPVPAAPGLGDLVGRLLAQDPADRPRRAAEVVALLEAERRLLAPGDTSLTVALPVPRRPPRRLAALTALGVAVGLLVGAGLTWWGGAGARPAGAGPPSVAVLPFDSLSTSPDDQVFAEGIHGELITQLARLPGLKVIARGSVLGFRGGGRDLAAIAGALGVTALVEGTVQRAGQRVRVQAHLVDPRTGQERWAERYDRDAGDVFAIQTEVALEIARTLGAALTARERDDLSRPPSRDAQALELYRRGLYTWQRSVGVEADNTQAGELFQKALARDPAFAVAHAQLAILLAEDRKDCPGARRHADRARALEARLPLAHAALGRVLVDCEDDPAGAVAELRLAVAGAPGDALARNLLGMLLTATGAVEEGLTQLTAALDLDPRSFYVAVELARQATFLRRYDLAARGCAQALAAEPGDVHALVSCALLPAWRDGDLTAARRAAALLPRDLPAGGDGAMSLLQLLTFLPEEALLLAEAGRLREPFSSAPFLPRAYVLGAAHATLGHAAEARAAFQAAEVALAARLAQAPGDPLLQVLRARALAGLGRADEALATLRRLQGEVQDEQRRGGVLRFTAEIAAAAGRREEALAALGAVLARPDGLFTAASLRVDPRFAALRGDPAFEALLAGRPALAPRP, encoded by the coding sequence GTGGCCACCGACGACGACGCCACCACCCCGCCCGGTCCAGGGGTCCGCCCCTCGGCCCTGTCGCGGCTGCTCGGCGAGCTGGCCGCGGTGCCGGACGCCGCCGACGCCTGGAAGGCGCTCCTCTCGGCCGGGCAGCGCATCGGCCGCTTCGAGCTCCGGCGCGAGCTGGGGCGAGGCGGCTTCGGCGTGGTGTGGGAAGCGCAGGACACCGAGCTCTTGCGGCTGGTGGCCTTCAAGGTGGTGCGGCCCGGCCGCGCCAGCCATGGCGGGGCGCGGCTGCTGCGGGAGGCCGAGGCGGTGGCCCGGCTGCAGCACCCCAACCTGGTGACGCTCTACGACGCCGGCACCTGCGACAGCGGCCCGTACCTGGTGCTCGAGCTGCTGCGCGGGCAGACCCTGGCGGAGCGCCTGGCGGCGGGCCCGGTGGCGCTCCCGGAGGCCGTCCGCATCGCCGCCGAGGTGGCGCGCGGCCTGGCCCACGCCCACGACGAGGGGGTGATCCACCGCGACCTCAAGCCCTCCAACGTCTTCCTCTGCGAGGGCGGCGCGGTGAAGGTGCTCGACTTCGGCATGGCCCACGCCTTCGGGTGGCAGCGGGCCGCCGGCGGCACGCCGGCCTGCATGGCGCCGGAGCAGTGGCACGGCGCCCCCGAGGACCAGCGCACCGACCTCTTCGCCCTGGGGGTGCTGCTGCACGAGCTGCTCTCCGGCGAGCTCCCCTTCGGCGAGGACGGCGCCGCCTGCCGGGCCGGCCGCGCCGCCCCCGCGCTCCCGGTGCCGGCGGCGCCGGGCCTGGGCGACCTGGTCGGCCGGCTGCTGGCCCAGGACCCGGCCGACCGGCCGCGCCGCGCCGCCGAGGTGGTGGCGCTGCTGGAGGCCGAGCGGCGCCTGCTGGCGCCCGGCGACACCAGCCTCACCGTGGCCCTGCCGGTGCCCCGGCGCCCGCCGCGGCGCCTGGCCGCGCTCACGGCGCTGGGGGTGGCCGTCGGCCTGCTGGTGGGGGCCGGCCTCACCTGGTGGGGCGGCGCCGGCGCGCGGCCGGCCGGCGCTGGACCGCCCTCGGTGGCGGTGCTCCCCTTCGACAGCCTCTCCACCTCCCCCGACGACCAGGTCTTCGCCGAGGGGATCCACGGCGAGCTCATCACCCAGCTGGCACGGCTGCCGGGGCTGAAGGTCATCGCCCGCGGCTCGGTGCTGGGCTTCCGGGGGGGCGGGCGCGACCTGGCCGCCATCGCCGGGGCGCTGGGGGTGACCGCGCTGGTGGAGGGGACGGTGCAGCGCGCCGGCCAGCGGGTGCGCGTGCAGGCCCACCTGGTGGACCCGCGCACCGGCCAGGAGCGGTGGGCCGAGCGGTACGACCGCGACGCCGGCGACGTCTTCGCCATCCAGACCGAGGTGGCGCTGGAGATCGCCCGCACCCTGGGCGCCGCCCTGACGGCCCGCGAGCGCGACGACCTGTCGCGGCCGCCCAGCCGCGACGCCCAGGCGCTCGAGCTGTACCGGCGCGGCCTCTACACCTGGCAGCGCTCGGTGGGGGTGGAGGCCGACAACACCCAGGCCGGGGAGCTCTTCCAGAAGGCGCTGGCGCGCGACCCGGCCTTCGCGGTGGCCCACGCCCAGCTGGCCATCCTGCTGGCCGAGGACCGCAAGGACTGCCCGGGCGCCCGGCGCCACGCCGACCGGGCCCGGGCGCTGGAGGCGCGGCTGCCCCTGGCCCACGCCGCCCTGGGCCGGGTGCTGGTGGACTGCGAGGACGACCCGGCCGGCGCGGTCGCCGAGCTGCGGCTGGCGGTGGCGGGCGCACCCGGCGACGCCCTGGCGCGCAACCTGCTCGGCATGCTGCTCACCGCCACCGGCGCGGTGGAGGAGGGGCTGACCCAGCTGACGGCGGCGCTCGACCTCGACCCGCGCTCCTTCTACGTGGCGGTGGAGCTGGCCCGGCAGGCCACCTTCCTGCGGCGCTACGACCTGGCCGCCCGCGGCTGCGCCCAGGCCCTGGCGGCCGAGCCGGGCGACGTGCACGCCCTGGTGAGCTGCGCGCTGCTGCCGGCCTGGCGCGACGGCGACCTCACGGCGGCCCGCCGGGCGGCGGCGCTGCTGCCCCGCGACCTGCCGGCCGGCGGCGACGGCGCCATGTCGCTCCTGCAGCTGCTCACCTTCCTGCCGGAGGAGGCGCTCCTGCTGGCCGAGGCCGGGCGGCTGCGCGAGCCCTTCTCCTCGGCCCCCTTCCTGCCGCGGGCCTACGTGCTCGGCGCGGCGCACGCCACCCTGGGCCACGCGGCGGAGGCCCGGGCGGCCTTCCAGGCGGCCGAGGTGGCCCTGGCCGCGCGGCTGGCGCAGGCGCCGGGCGACCCGCTCCTGCAGGTGCTGCGGGCCCGGGCGCTGGCCGGCCTGGGCCGGGCCGACGAGGCGCTGGCCACCCTGCGCCGGCTGCAGGGCGAGGTGCAGGACGAGCAGCGCCGCGGGGGCGTGCTGCGCTTCACCGCCGAGATCGCCGCCGCCGCCGGGCGGCGCGAGGAGGCGCTGGCCGCGCTCGGGGCGGTGCTGGCGCGCCCCGACGGCCTCTTCACCGCCGCCTCGCTCCGGGTCGACCCGCGCTTCGCCGCGCTGCGCGGCGACCCGGCCTTCGAGGCCCTGCTGGCCGGGCGTCCGGCCCTGGCGCCGCGGCCATGA
- a CDS encoding tetratricopeptide repeat protein, protein MTGRARAACLAAIALSSAAGCAGATRQVFTPADLRSELATRGAALPPADVVVPFELPPAALASARRLVRNANTDAQRVELLLAALFDPSLYGLRYESAATTTGAEALLAGRGNCVALASVFIGLARHVGLDARYIDASSRVHETRYGEDGTTVNFGHVTAMVMTGQEKIGLDFEQVGPFTWYRVLDDLEALAHFYNNRGYEAVDLARQQGGPPDWGEAARQFGLAVAVKPTFARAWNNLGIAAAQQGRPEEARRHYQQAIALDPALSAPHANLGALALKAGDLPAALDSLVAASRLDPAGAHIQYNLAVALLRSGDRGGAIRALQRTLSLRGSYPGAQALLERLSPGAPGAGGG, encoded by the coding sequence ATGACGGGTCGAGCCAGAGCCGCCTGCCTGGCGGCCATCGCGCTGTCGAGCGCCGCGGGGTGCGCGGGTGCCACCCGGCAGGTCTTCACGCCGGCCGACCTGCGGTCCGAGCTGGCCACCCGGGGCGCCGCGCTCCCGCCGGCAGACGTGGTGGTCCCCTTCGAGCTGCCGCCCGCCGCGCTGGCCTCCGCTCGTCGCCTGGTGCGCAACGCCAACACGGACGCCCAGCGGGTGGAGCTGCTGCTGGCCGCGCTCTTCGATCCCAGCCTCTACGGCCTGCGCTACGAGTCCGCCGCCACCACCACCGGCGCCGAGGCCTTGCTGGCCGGGCGCGGCAACTGCGTGGCCCTGGCGTCGGTCTTCATCGGGCTGGCCCGCCACGTTGGGCTGGACGCCCGCTACATCGACGCCTCCAGCCGGGTGCACGAGACGCGCTACGGCGAGGACGGCACCACGGTGAACTTCGGCCACGTGACCGCCATGGTCATGACCGGCCAGGAGAAGATCGGCCTCGACTTCGAGCAGGTCGGCCCCTTCACCTGGTACCGCGTCCTCGACGACCTGGAGGCCCTGGCCCACTTCTACAACAACCGCGGCTACGAGGCGGTGGACCTGGCCCGCCAGCAAGGCGGGCCGCCGGACTGGGGCGAGGCGGCCCGGCAGTTCGGGCTGGCGGTGGCCGTCAAGCCCACCTTCGCCCGGGCCTGGAACAACCTGGGCATCGCGGCGGCGCAGCAGGGGCGCCCGGAGGAGGCGCGGCGCCACTACCAGCAGGCCATCGCCCTGGATCCCGCGCTCTCGGCGCCGCACGCCAACCTCGGCGCCCTGGCCCTGAAGGCCGGCGACCTGCCGGCGGCGCTCGACTCGCTGGTGGCGGCCTCGCGGCTCGATCCCGCCGGCGCGCACATCCAGTACAACCTGGCGGTGGCCCTGCTGCGCAGCGGCGACCGGGGCGGCGCCATCCGCGCCCTGCAGCGGACCCTCTCGCTGCGCGGCTCCTACCCGGGCGCGCAGGCGCTGCTGGAGCGGCTCTCGCCCGGCGCCCCGGGCGCCGGCGGCGGGTGA